From a region of the Paenibacillus lutimineralis genome:
- a CDS encoding XkdQ/YqbQ family protein — protein MSYEVVYQDKYYLRELIESISLKDSLDQISYQADIRLKVTSDFPDLQPGQPIRVSGIPYGKNSMVYLLNPGVVWDCDSTNRETKHMTVTVYDRTIYLAKSEDEYLLPAGQTASQRLKKYASDWGIKLSTVPDTKTKLKKAVYRARPIYNMLNADLQETVKSGGDMYIPRMTPAGLELFRVGSNKDVYVLEAIEETTQSRTLDGTITKVKVIGTEDRKEKKKSKKKAGSGNVEIPDGMTLEEIGRLYGGKVDKKSKKKGKKPKVKADSKVELPSKILAITTGQTDKFGTLQRMVQDEDVKTPAAAKKLGESMLSGVQETFTVSGPDLNIIRAGDAVIYNKMNLIVTSVIHDLGEPGHMSLNLASQEYVRRRYFLNYG, from the coding sequence ATGAGTTACGAGGTAGTTTATCAGGATAAATACTATTTACGGGAGTTGATCGAGAGCATCTCTCTGAAAGATTCCCTGGATCAAATTTCGTACCAGGCTGATATACGGCTAAAGGTCACTTCCGATTTTCCAGACTTGCAACCTGGTCAGCCCATCCGGGTTAGCGGTATCCCGTATGGTAAGAACAGTATGGTCTATCTACTAAACCCAGGTGTTGTATGGGATTGTGATAGTACCAACAGAGAGACTAAACACATGACAGTGACTGTGTACGATCGCACCATTTACTTAGCCAAGTCTGAGGATGAGTATCTATTACCTGCAGGGCAAACGGCAAGCCAACGGCTTAAGAAGTATGCTTCTGATTGGGGGATTAAGCTTTCGACGGTGCCGGATACCAAGACGAAGCTTAAGAAGGCCGTTTACCGTGCTCGCCCGATCTACAACATGCTCAATGCCGATCTGCAGGAGACGGTTAAATCCGGAGGGGATATGTACATTCCACGGATGACTCCGGCAGGTCTCGAGCTATTTAGGGTTGGAAGCAATAAGGATGTTTACGTCTTGGAGGCCATCGAGGAGACTACTCAAAGCCGTACTCTTGATGGGACAATCACCAAGGTCAAGGTGATTGGGACAGAAGACCGGAAAGAGAAGAAGAAATCTAAAAAGAAAGCCGGTAGTGGTAATGTTGAAATTCCGGATGGCATGACCCTTGAAGAAATAGGACGGTTGTACGGTGGCAAAGTTGATAAGAAATCGAAGAAAAAAGGTAAAAAGCCGAAGGTCAAAGCAGATTCGAAGGTTGAGCTTCCTAGCAAAATACTGGCCATCACAACTGGCCAGACTGATAAATTCGGTACTTTGCAGCGTATGGTTCAGGATGAGGACGTTAAAACGCCAGCGGCGGCCAAAAAACTTGGAGAATCAATGCTTAGCGGCGTGCAGGAGACGTTCACCGTTTCTGGCCCTGATCTCAATATTATTCGTGCCGGCGACGCTGTGATCTATAACAAAATGAATCTGATCGTAACAAGCGTTATTCACGACCTGGGCGAACCAGGTCATATGTCGCTCAATTTGGCATCACAAGAGTATGTCAGAAGGAGGTATTTCTTAAACTATGGCTGA
- a CDS encoding DUF4145 domain-containing protein: MHNVLGHADMLKGFNISYCTHCREYAIWQGHRMVVPDVQTAPTPHADMPETLLDDFQEARSIVDLSPRGAAALLRLCLQKLMVELGEPGKDINKDIGSLVSKGLPEAVQKALDIVRVIGNESVHPGELDLRDDQETALQLFELINFIIEERISRNKRISELFAKLPEGKRQGIEARDKTS, translated from the coding sequence ATGCACAACGTGCTTGGTCATGCCGATATGTTAAAGGGTTTTAATATATCCTACTGTACTCATTGTAGGGAGTATGCCATTTGGCAAGGGCATAGAATGGTGGTACCAGATGTACAAACAGCTCCAACTCCTCATGCTGACATGCCCGAAACCCTACTTGATGATTTTCAAGAAGCCAGAAGTATTGTCGACCTCTCTCCAAGAGGGGCAGCTGCCTTACTAAGACTTTGTCTTCAAAAACTCATGGTTGAACTAGGTGAACCAGGAAAAGATATCAACAAGGATATAGGTTCACTAGTAAGCAAAGGGCTACCAGAAGCAGTACAAAAAGCCCTAGATATTGTACGCGTTATTGGAAACGAATCTGTACATCCTGGCGAACTCGATTTAAGAGATGATCAAGAAACAGCATTACAACTCTTCGAACTTATAAACTTCATAATAGAAGAAAGAATTTCTCGTAATAAAAGAATAAGTGAACTGTTTGCTAAATTACCCGAAGGTAAAAGACAAGGTATCGAGGCAAGAGATAAGACGAGCTAA
- a CDS encoding DUF2190 family protein produces MSYKGQPVPSTVHQLNRAKISDGKSVRVTIPEKMTIVAQQFYLIEGFFGAAMQSVKTEEGQTDEVILNIEQAEFETDQIDKTQSFAVGTSIYWDATAGQLTETDEDNRLVGRVTAPKDAKNVIWFLLGPQV; encoded by the coding sequence ATGTCTTACAAAGGTCAACCAGTGCCAAGTACTGTGCATCAACTTAATCGTGCCAAGATTTCTGATGGTAAATCCGTTCGCGTTACAATTCCTGAAAAGATGACTATTGTCGCACAACAATTTTATCTTATCGAAGGCTTTTTCGGCGCGGCAATGCAGTCTGTTAAGACGGAAGAAGGTCAAACTGATGAAGTCATTCTCAATATCGAACAAGCTGAATTTGAGACTGATCAAATCGATAAGACTCAATCGTTTGCTGTCGGAACATCAATTTATTGGGATGCTACTGCTGGTCAATTAACTGAGACTGACGAAGACAATCGTCTCGTTGGTCGGGTTACTGCTCCCAAGGACGCTAAAAACGTAATATGGTTCCTTTTGGGACCACAAGTATAA
- a CDS encoding phage portal protein: MAKIWGKISGEMSRLRGGIVNMMNGLGWSLTGGTIGGTYTLNTTRVNYEFARKLYDNTAEDYKLGAGFAKKIINSTVGFMGLPDVKSSDADAQERLQEFFKQNRSRMQRTHLNAIREADCFVWLTREDNNNPLYPEERKRIVYNIIPPEQVKGINLDPITGEPIEYILESTSTWTDDSGAKRRAVIKQRINKDRRIIEIEGDQPPNLVAGEITNPWGFIPIVHFKNEADETMAYGKSDLESVEPFFKIYHDVFLHAVQGSKMHSTPRLKLKLKDVAAFLRNNFGVNDPAKFAKDGGTINLNGHELILLESEEDAAFIEAKSATGDATALLKFVFYCIASASETPEFVFGVHMPSSLASTKEQMPVFIQKIERKRMAFTDSWQLMCRMVLAMISQAENSSFSTYETELIWETIDPRDSKDVATEIKTIVEALDKALAGRFISLEAAVDFLKAWIDTMQDFETDDEDVPGEKSRIVQTSLFLARLEDGEGLDEEKQELEV, from the coding sequence ATGGCTAAAATATGGGGCAAGATCAGCGGCGAGATGTCCAGGCTACGCGGAGGAATTGTAAACATGATGAACGGCCTTGGATGGAGCCTGACCGGCGGCACGATTGGCGGGACATATACGCTTAATACAACTCGTGTTAACTATGAGTTTGCCCGGAAGCTATATGACAACACAGCTGAAGACTATAAGCTTGGAGCTGGCTTTGCGAAAAAGATTATCAATTCAACAGTCGGATTCATGGGTTTACCGGACGTTAAGAGTTCAGATGCTGATGCCCAAGAGCGCCTGCAGGAGTTCTTTAAGCAAAATCGTAGTCGGATGCAGCGAACACATCTGAACGCGATCCGAGAAGCTGACTGTTTCGTCTGGTTGACTCGAGAGGACAACAACAACCCTCTCTATCCAGAAGAGCGCAAGCGGATCGTCTATAACATCATTCCACCGGAGCAAGTCAAAGGGATTAACCTGGACCCGATCACTGGCGAACCGATCGAGTATATCCTCGAATCGACTAGTACTTGGACCGATGATTCTGGGGCAAAGCGACGGGCTGTTATTAAACAGCGGATCAACAAGGATCGCCGGATAATTGAAATAGAAGGTGATCAGCCGCCAAATTTGGTAGCGGGGGAGATTACTAATCCATGGGGCTTCATTCCAATCGTCCATTTTAAAAATGAAGCGGATGAAACAATGGCCTATGGTAAATCGGATCTCGAATCCGTTGAACCGTTCTTTAAGATTTACCACGATGTGTTTCTTCATGCTGTTCAAGGTTCTAAAATGCACAGCACACCGCGCTTGAAACTGAAGCTTAAAGATGTCGCAGCGTTTCTTCGTAATAATTTTGGTGTTAATGATCCGGCCAAGTTTGCAAAGGATGGCGGAACAATTAATCTGAATGGACATGAGTTAATCTTGCTGGAGTCAGAAGAGGATGCAGCATTCATTGAGGCCAAGTCAGCAACAGGTGATGCTACGGCGTTGCTTAAATTCGTGTTCTATTGTATTGCCTCGGCTTCGGAAACGCCTGAGTTTGTATTCGGCGTTCATATGCCTTCGTCGCTTGCTTCTACCAAAGAGCAGATGCCGGTATTTATTCAGAAGATCGAGCGGAAGCGCATGGCATTTACGGATAGTTGGCAACTCATGTGCCGGATGGTCCTGGCCATGATCTCGCAGGCAGAGAACAGCTCCTTTTCCACCTATGAGACGGAGCTGATCTGGGAAACAATCGATCCACGGGATAGTAAGGACGTAGCCACAGAGATCAAGACGATCGTCGAAGCACTGGACAAGGCGCTTGCTGGTCGCTTCATCAGCTTAGAAGCAGCTGTAGATTTCTTGAAAGCCTGGATCGACACTATGCAAGATTTCGAAACGGATGATGAAGATGTCCCGGGTGAGAAATCGCGGATTGTTCAAACTTCCTTGTTCCTCGCTCGTTTAGAGGATGGTGAAGGGCTGGACGAAGAAAAGCAGGAACTGGAGGTGTAA
- a CDS encoding DUF2577 domain-containing protein, protein MTKSAGAALSGIPAELGTITETGLKLDNFKNEIQDYLVADFLTTLHLPAFWLIGTTVQPDAEDEPVGTPSQRTRFDFEPTLIEEVRVNLSDGLMPGERVLVIPTNGGADFVVMCRVVNGGG, encoded by the coding sequence ATGACGAAAAGCGCCGGCGCCGCCCTCTCTGGTATTCCAGCTGAGTTAGGCACAATCACGGAAACGGGACTGAAGCTCGATAATTTTAAGAATGAGATTCAGGATTACCTGGTAGCTGATTTTCTCACAACCCTTCATTTGCCGGCATTTTGGCTGATCGGGACAACCGTTCAACCCGATGCGGAGGACGAGCCTGTCGGAACTCCATCGCAGCGTACAAGATTCGATTTTGAGCCGACCTTGATCGAAGAGGTCAGGGTTAATCTTTCGGATGGACTGATGCCTGGGGAACGTGTTCTGGTGATTCCGACTAACGGCGGCGCAGATTTTGTTGTTATGTGTAGGGTGGTGAATGGCGGTGGCTAA
- a CDS encoding DUF2634 domain-containing protein: MANLFPEGIEEDWTVEQGEVESNEEVPFGRSWRFDFTAGDFVMTPTRKVAAADETAAWVMWCQKAIRTPRYRHLIYSRGHGEEFDDLIGKGYSRAVIESEIQRIVTETLTVDPRTANVDGFTFAWSGDGCHFTCRIQNVREETDTIEGRVET, translated from the coding sequence GTGGCTAATCTATTTCCAGAGGGTATAGAAGAAGATTGGACAGTTGAACAGGGTGAAGTGGAGTCAAACGAAGAAGTGCCGTTTGGGCGAAGTTGGCGGTTTGATTTTACTGCAGGTGATTTTGTAATGACCCCAACCCGTAAGGTAGCCGCAGCTGATGAAACGGCAGCTTGGGTAATGTGGTGCCAGAAGGCTATCCGAACACCGCGATATAGACATCTGATCTATTCCAGGGGGCACGGCGAAGAATTCGACGATCTGATTGGCAAGGGATACAGCCGAGCTGTCATTGAGAGTGAGATCCAGCGGATTGTTACTGAGACATTAACTGTAGATCCGCGCACGGCTAATGTTGATGGGTTTACATTTGCCTGGTCCGGTGACGGCTGCCATTTCACTTGCAGAATACAGAACGTTCGAGAGGAAACTGATACCATTGAAGGGAGGGTGGAAACCTAA
- a CDS encoding phage tail sheath family protein, with translation MAGGNWSPTDMPVLPGLYMNFVAAAGTAIQPGARGIVVAAVKAHWGPVGQFVEVSDEAAIKEMFSEGENGGATAFTTLYLTLLGGPKTLLAYRIASDSAAEATISVNNTDSVTALKLTAKYPGIRGNDFNVTIADSLAVSGTKELKLYEGTKLLRTFAIGNGDVTAALAAINDDESNKWIVASKVADGTLTDVSGQSLTGGDSGIEGITNADYVAALVAFEGQEFHVLTLDGVTEPALRSSVVAWVKRVRSEGKGVIATLGGMASEDTATDAVSKAVNRSAGCNHEGIVNVGSGAVLADKEYSSAQIAAWVAGLIAGQSLSQSTTYAESPFDDVTRRWTRSEQEKAIRSGVFLLIHDGRKVKVLRGMNTLTTLQVDQNNSWKKIRTIRVMDAINGDLQRTAEDVYIGKVNNTEEGRLALIGACKEYMRTLAQSNVIEGTGYDVLLDPDYYGSSPAKKPEPDQVFLRWNARLTDVMEQIFGTFYVE, from the coding sequence GTGGCAGGAGGAAATTGGAGTCCGACAGATATGCCCGTGTTACCAGGGCTGTACATGAATTTCGTTGCTGCAGCTGGCACTGCTATCCAGCCTGGAGCTCGCGGCATTGTTGTTGCTGCTGTTAAAGCGCATTGGGGTCCGGTTGGGCAGTTTGTGGAGGTTTCAGACGAGGCCGCCATTAAAGAAATGTTTTCCGAGGGTGAGAACGGTGGTGCTACGGCATTTACGACGCTTTACCTAACCCTTTTGGGTGGGCCGAAGACGTTGCTAGCTTACCGGATTGCTTCGGATTCAGCAGCGGAAGCGACCATTTCCGTTAACAATACGGATTCAGTGACTGCTTTAAAACTCACTGCTAAGTATCCTGGTATCCGCGGCAATGATTTCAATGTCACGATCGCTGATAGCTTGGCGGTAAGTGGTACCAAGGAATTGAAGCTGTATGAAGGCACCAAACTACTTCGAACCTTTGCGATCGGTAACGGTGATGTAACGGCGGCGCTAGCTGCTATCAATGATGATGAAAGCAATAAATGGATTGTGGCAAGCAAAGTGGCAGATGGCACACTTACCGATGTATCGGGGCAATCCTTGACTGGTGGGGATAGCGGTATAGAAGGCATCACGAATGCCGACTATGTGGCCGCACTCGTCGCGTTCGAAGGGCAAGAATTTCATGTACTAACACTTGACGGGGTAACAGAGCCAGCATTGAGATCCAGTGTTGTTGCCTGGGTTAAACGCGTACGCAGCGAGGGCAAGGGTGTAATCGCTACTTTGGGCGGTATGGCATCGGAGGATACGGCTACCGATGCAGTCAGCAAGGCTGTGAACCGCAGTGCGGGCTGTAATCACGAAGGCATCGTCAATGTGGGCTCTGGCGCAGTTTTGGCGGATAAGGAGTATAGTTCGGCGCAGATAGCAGCCTGGGTAGCTGGTTTGATTGCAGGGCAATCTCTAAGTCAATCCACAACATATGCCGAGTCACCATTTGATGACGTAACTCGGCGCTGGACGCGTTCTGAGCAAGAGAAGGCTATTCGTAGCGGTGTATTTTTGCTCATCCACGACGGCCGCAAGGTCAAGGTACTACGGGGAATGAACACACTGACGACCTTACAGGTCGATCAGAATAACAGCTGGAAGAAGATTCGGACCATCAGGGTCATGGATGCGATTAATGGCGATCTGCAGAGGACGGCTGAAGATGTCTATATCGGTAAGGTTAACAACACGGAGGAAGGCCGACTTGCTTTGATCGGCGCCTGTAAGGAATATATGAGAACGTTGGCCCAGAGTAATGTTATTGAAGGGACCGGGTATGACGTTCTTCTTGATCCGGATTACTATGGCTCTTCTCCGGCCAAGAAGCCGGAACCTGACCAGGTATTCTTACGCTGGAACGCTCGTCTGACCGATGTAATGGAACAAATCTTCGGGACATTTTACGTTGAATAG
- a CDS encoding phage tail assembly chaperone, protein MANEQLNEQEILDSLFETATNLPEETVFIKRLSLRITLRGLTSSKVDAIRERCTVRKTTKGQAIEKVDSELFNAALIKEATATLEVKGLELSGWGDDRLTSRLKLSGGEEVVRRMLLAGELDAVGDKVLELSGFGVDIADIKN, encoded by the coding sequence ATGGCAAACGAACAATTGAATGAACAGGAAATTCTGGACAGTCTCTTCGAGACGGCGACGAATCTGCCGGAAGAGACTGTTTTTATTAAGCGACTTTCTTTGCGTATTACGCTTCGCGGGCTGACTTCAAGCAAGGTGGATGCTATCCGTGAACGTTGTACGGTCCGGAAGACTACTAAAGGGCAGGCTATCGAGAAAGTTGATAGTGAACTGTTCAACGCTGCTTTGATAAAAGAAGCGACCGCTACTTTGGAAGTCAAGGGCTTGGAGCTTAGTGGCTGGGGTGACGATCGTTTGACGAGTCGCTTGAAGCTTTCCGGTGGCGAGGAAGTTGTTCGCCGGATGCTTCTGGCTGGAGAATTGGATGCTGTAGGTGATAAAGTCCTGGAGCTTTCCGGCTTTGGTGTTGACATTGCAGATATAAAAAACTAA
- a CDS encoding phage terminase large subunit encodes MAKPYNVVADLVALIDLYWDDPNAFVEDILRADPDEWQAAVLHDIAYHPLVSVRSGQGVGKTSLEAWVVIWFLCCRPNPKVVCTAPTRQQLHDVLWAEVAKWLEGSMVKNLLKWTKTKIYMIGHEERWFATARTATKPENMQGFHEDYMLFIVDEASGVADPIMEAIDGTLSGPENKLLMCGNPTRTSGYFYRSHHQNRGDYRTHKVSSRDSKRTNRKNIERLEKQYGKDSDVVRVRVDGEFPRSEPDTFIPLELAEAAVVREVYVKILDEDTGEWSQPIPDTAEIEIGVDVARFGDDVTVIVPRIGNLVPFIRSYSKKDTMETTGWAINLAKELMAKYGRPRCTIKIDDDGVGGGVTDRLREVVREEDLYIDVVDCHNGGKADDHEHYDNWGTEAWATVRDLLQAGDIQIPNDEDLIGQLSTRKYTVTSKGRIKLESKKEMKKRGLRSPDRADALVLAFAKTGRIIDPAAAGLLRGGRIYG; translated from the coding sequence ATGGCTAAGCCTTATAATGTTGTGGCAGACCTGGTAGCCCTTATCGATCTCTATTGGGATGACCCGAATGCTTTTGTTGAGGATATTCTTCGGGCGGATCCAGACGAATGGCAAGCTGCTGTTCTTCATGATATTGCTTATCATCCTTTAGTAAGTGTGCGGTCTGGCCAGGGTGTCGGCAAAACCTCACTTGAAGCTTGGGTTGTCATCTGGTTCCTTTGTTGTCGGCCTAACCCGAAGGTAGTTTGTACTGCACCGACCCGACAGCAGCTGCATGATGTACTTTGGGCGGAAGTGGCCAAGTGGCTTGAAGGGTCAATGGTGAAGAATCTGCTCAAATGGACAAAAACTAAGATTTACATGATTGGCCATGAGGAACGCTGGTTTGCAACGGCGAGAACTGCTACCAAGCCGGAAAACATGCAGGGCTTTCACGAGGACTATATGCTTTTTATCGTGGATGAAGCTTCCGGTGTTGCTGATCCGATCATGGAAGCAATCGACGGTACATTATCAGGTCCAGAAAATAAATTGTTGATGTGCGGAAACCCGACTCGAACGAGCGGGTATTTTTATCGGTCACATCATCAAAATAGAGGAGATTACAGAACTCATAAAGTTTCTTCTCGTGACAGCAAGCGAACCAATCGGAAGAACATAGAGCGCCTTGAAAAACAGTATGGCAAGGACAGTGACGTTGTACGAGTGCGGGTTGACGGAGAGTTTCCACGATCAGAGCCGGACACATTCATTCCGCTAGAGTTGGCTGAAGCTGCTGTAGTCCGGGAAGTTTACGTCAAGATTTTGGACGAGGACACGGGGGAATGGAGTCAACCGATTCCAGATACCGCCGAGATTGAAATTGGCGTTGACGTCGCTCGATTCGGTGATGACGTAACGGTAATTGTTCCTCGTATAGGTAATCTTGTTCCGTTCATTCGGTCTTATTCCAAGAAGGACACCATGGAGACAACCGGTTGGGCAATTAACTTGGCAAAGGAACTCATGGCGAAATACGGACGTCCGCGCTGCACAATTAAGATTGATGATGACGGTGTTGGGGGTGGGGTGACGGATCGACTTAGAGAAGTTGTCCGGGAAGAGGACTTATACATCGATGTGGTTGACTGTCACAACGGCGGTAAAGCTGACGATCATGAACATTATGACAATTGGGGGACAGAAGCCTGGGCGACCGTTCGGGATTTGCTTCAGGCCGGGGACATACAAATTCCGAACGACGAGGATCTGATTGGCCAACTCTCGACACGGAAATACACCGTGACTAGCAAAGGCAGAATAAAACTTGAATCAAAGAAAGAAATGAAAAAGCGGGGCCTCCGATCACCTGACCGGGCGGACGCGCTTGTTTTGGCATTCGCAAAAACCGGAAGGATTATTGATCCGGCTGCGGCTGGATTACTGAGAGGAGGGAGAATATATGGCTAA
- the terS gene encoding phage terminase small subunit: MARERSPDRDKAKQMWIESGGTMRLKDIAAALSFGDSKIRKWKSLDNWEAELKGSAPSESKGNAPRRGAPKGNKNAVGNRGGAPPGNQNALGNNGGPGGPKGNKKAVTTGEYETIWMDALEEDEQELVDQVDTDPIQQADEAIKLLTIRERRMLQRIGKLINGLTEKQRRVLNELKAVKDVMTVHDEKTGVTKTIPITRTEMVESEIEETEFRPLDDILKLEEALTRVQGQKIKAIELMNKLIAIDEEKQVRTAILQIELQKLQGAEGATASWTDALKEIAERRRAKVKANG, encoded by the coding sequence ATGGCCAGAGAACGCAGTCCAGATCGGGACAAGGCTAAGCAAATGTGGATAGAGAGCGGCGGGACGATGAGGTTAAAGGACATCGCCGCCGCTCTTTCATTTGGTGATAGCAAGATCCGAAAATGGAAGTCCTTAGACAATTGGGAAGCAGAACTGAAAGGGAGCGCTCCATCTGAATCGAAAGGGAACGCTCCACGTCGCGGCGCTCCTAAGGGGAACAAGAACGCAGTTGGTAATCGCGGTGGTGCGCCTCCTGGCAATCAGAATGCTCTCGGGAATAATGGTGGGCCCGGCGGGCCGAAAGGCAATAAAAAAGCGGTAACTACCGGCGAATATGAAACTATCTGGATGGATGCCCTTGAAGAGGACGAGCAGGAGCTGGTTGACCAGGTTGATACCGATCCGATCCAGCAGGCTGACGAAGCTATCAAATTGCTAACGATTCGGGAACGTCGTATGCTGCAGCGGATTGGTAAACTCATAAACGGGTTGACAGAGAAACAACGGCGTGTCCTCAATGAACTCAAGGCGGTTAAGGATGTCATGACCGTTCATGACGAAAAGACTGGCGTTACTAAGACGATACCGATCACTCGTACCGAGATGGTAGAATCTGAGATAGAGGAAACAGAATTTCGTCCGCTCGACGACATTTTAAAGCTCGAAGAAGCGTTGACTCGGGTACAAGGGCAGAAGATCAAGGCGATAGAATTGATGAACAAGCTCATTGCTATCGATGAGGAGAAACAGGTTCGCACGGCTATCCTGCAGATCGAGCTGCAGAAACTACAGGGAGCTGAGGGAGCAACGGCCAGCTGGACAGATGCTCTCAAGGAGATCGCGGAACGCCGCAGAGCGAAGGTGAAAGCTAATGGCTAA
- a CDS encoding phage tail tube protein: MTGMDPTRAILGTFAQAFIDGEWQTNINHLEANVEIDKRELNLVGHNWVQFKIGAKRGTGTISGYKVSSKMIQRDFGKFDIISKLDDPEAYGFERVRLIRCMPDRVQLANWTAGEEVTEETAFTFEDYELLDPIEI, from the coding sequence ATGACAGGAATGGATCCTACCAGGGCGATACTTGGCACATTTGCCCAGGCTTTTATTGATGGGGAATGGCAGACTAACATCAACCACCTGGAAGCCAATGTAGAGATTGATAAACGGGAACTTAACTTGGTTGGTCACAACTGGGTACAGTTTAAAATCGGTGCTAAGCGAGGAACTGGAACCATTAGCGGGTACAAAGTATCGTCAAAAATGATTCAGCGTGATTTTGGTAAATTTGATATTATTTCCAAGCTTGACGACCCCGAAGCGTATGGTTTTGAGCGAGTCCGTTTAATCCGATGCATGCCAGATAGAGTGCAGCTCGCAAACTGGACAGCGGGTGAAGAAGTAACTGAGGAAACGGCATTCACATTTGAAGATTACGAGCTGCTTGACCCTATTGAAATTTAA
- a CDS encoding LysM peptidoglycan-binding domain-containing protein, protein MKIHLIDSAGNEFIFPVNPEELKIARSKGIETVNILSLGEFDFPSGERVKEITFSSFFPIEHDSGYCNSPDIPDPIDAMQMLTKMTASKQPVRLIITDTPVNVLVLISAHDTTFKGGEPGDIYFDLTARTWRQMKVHTKLASASKTTAAKKSTTSRTDTKKTPKTYTVKSGDSLSKIAKMELGSSAKWQAIYNLNKKTIGKDPNKIKPGMKLVMPT, encoded by the coding sequence ATGAAGATCCATTTGATTGATTCGGCGGGAAATGAATTCATATTTCCTGTGAATCCAGAGGAATTAAAAATAGCTCGTAGCAAGGGGATTGAAACAGTCAATATTCTATCTTTGGGTGAGTTCGATTTTCCAAGTGGGGAGAGGGTGAAGGAAATCACCTTCTCTTCTTTTTTTCCTATTGAGCATGATTCGGGTTATTGTAATAGTCCTGACATACCTGACCCTATCGACGCTATGCAGATGCTGACGAAAATGACGGCTAGCAAACAACCGGTGAGGTTGATCATTACCGATACTCCGGTTAATGTATTGGTGCTTATCTCGGCCCATGATACAACATTTAAGGGTGGCGAGCCGGGGGACATATACTTTGACCTTACAGCTCGTACGTGGAGGCAGATGAAGGTCCATACCAAACTTGCTTCAGCATCGAAAACGACAGCTGCTAAGAAATCAACGACGTCTCGCACCGATACTAAAAAGACTCCTAAGACTTATACGGTTAAATCCGGAGATAGCCTATCGAAGATCGCCAAGATGGAGCTCGGTAGCAGTGCAAAGTGGCAGGCAATCTATAACTTGAATAAGAAGACGATAGGTAAAGATCCGAACAAGATCAAGCCTGGAATGAAGCTGGTGATGCCGACATGA